A part of Miscanthus floridulus cultivar M001 chromosome 6, ASM1932011v1, whole genome shotgun sequence genomic DNA contains:
- the LOC136458733 gene encoding serine/threonine protein phosphatase 2A 57 kDa regulatory subunit B' kappa isoform-like, producing MWKQFLTKLPKKSSASGKGDHGSGSSPGRNDAGNGGTIQRTSSCPGAGPARPVSSVKRMSSAVFPSSVVAGIEPLVSFKDVPNGEKQNLFVSKVSLCCVVFDFSDPNKNSAEKDFKRQALLDLMDYVDSASSRFTETMVAACCRMFTINLFRVFPPNYLSGSSGCGEGEEEEPMFDPAWPHLHLVYDLLLKFIGSSSLDTKVGKKYFDHTFIVKLLELFDSEDPRERDCLKTILHRIYGKFMVHRPFIRKAVTNIFYHFVFETDRHNGIAEVLEVFGSVISGFALPLKEEHKIFLWRVLIPLHKPKSVGLYLQQLTYCVTQFVEKEPKLASSVILGLLRYWPITNSQKEVMFLSEIEEVLEATNTVEFQKCMVPLFRRIAQCINSSHFQVAERALFMCNNDHIISLVAQNRQAIMPIVTPALEENIQSHWNVSVLNLTTNVKKMLSEMDEELFSACLATHKEAEEMRALLEGKRRLAWELLESAAAFQPVTGNTAVLVSR from the exons ATGTGGAAACAGTTCCTGACCAAGCTGCCTAAGAAGTCCTCTGCCTCCGGGAAGGGTGACCATGGCTCAGGCTCTAGTCCGGGACGCAATGATGCTGGGAACGGGGGCACGATACAGCGCACTAGCAGCTGCCCCGGCGCCGGGCCTGCCCGTCCGGTGTCCAGCGTGAAGCGCATGTCGTCTGCGGTCTTCCCTTCTAGCGTGGTGGCTGGCATTGAGCCGCTTGTGTCGTTCAAGGATGTCCCGAACGGGGAGAAGCAGAACCTGTTCGTCAGCAAGGTGAGCCTGTGCTGCGTTGTCTTTGATTTCTCGGACCCCAACAAGAATTCTGCGGAGAAGGACTTCAAAAGGCAGGCATTGCTGGATCTTATGGACTATGTGGATTCTGCATCCTCCCGTTTCACGGAGACAATGGTTGCTGCCTGCTGTAGAATGTTTACCATCAACCTGTTCAGGGTCTTCCCTCCCAATTACCTTTCTGGTTCGTCCGGCTGTGGCGAGGGTGAAGAGGAGGAGCCAATGTTTGACCCTGCATGGCCCCATCTGCATCTTGTGTATGATCTGCTACTGAAATTTATTGGCTCCTCATCTCTGGATACGAAGGTAGGAAAGAAATATTTTGACCACACATTCATCGTGAAGCTACTCGAACTGTTCGATTCTGAGGATCCAAGAGAAAGGGATTGCTTGAAAACAATATTGCATCGAATCTATGGAAAGTTCATGGTGCACCGTCCCTTCATCCGCAAAGCAGTGACCAATATATTCTACCACTTCGTGTTTGAGACTGATCGCCATAATGGTATTGCTGAAGTACTGGAGGTTTTTGGTAGTGTTATTAGTGGCTTTGCATTGCCTCTGAAGGAAGAACACAAAATCTTTCTTTGGAGGGTTCTAATTCCTTTACACAAGCCAAAATCAGTTGGTTTGTATCTGCAGCAGTTAACCTACTGTGTGACCCAGTTTGTAGAGAAGGAACCAAAGCTTGCAAGTTCAGTGATACTTGGTCTGCTCAGATACTGGCCAATAACAAATAGCCAGAAAGAAGTAATGTTTCTGAGTGAGATTGAAGAGGTCCTGGAGGCAACCAACACAGTTGAATTCCAGAAGTGCATGGTTCCATTGTTCAGACGAATTGCTCAATGCATCAACAGTTCCCACTTCCAG GTTGCAGAACGAGCACTCTTCATGTGCAACAATGATCACATCATCAGCTTGGTTGCACAGAATCGGCAAGCAATCATGCCCATCGTCACCCCAGCATTAGAAGAGAATATCCAAAGCCACTGGAATGTATCAGTCCTAAACCTGACAACCAACGTGAAGAAGATGCTGTCAGAAATGGATGAGGAGCTCTTCTCAGCCTGCCTTGCCACACACAAGGAAGCCGAAGAGATGCGAGCGCTGCTGGAAGGTAAACGTAGGCTGGCCTGGGAGCTGCTAGAGTCTGCAGCGGCGTTCCAGCCAGTGACAGGCAACACTGCCGTCCTGGTGAGTCGCTAG